From a region of the Aeoliella mucimassa genome:
- a CDS encoding aspartate kinase, whose protein sequence is MSLIVQKFGGTSVADAEKIRTAARRAIRAQQAGNQVVMVVSAMGKNTDLLVDLAAQVCQGGGDAPAREMDMLLSTGEQVSVALMAMAVHDLGAKAVSLTGGQIGIHTDSSHTKARIRSISTERVRKLLDAGNIVIACGFQGIDDDWNITTLGRGGSDTSAVALAAVLGASQCEIYTDVDGVFTTDPRLVAEARKMDRVSHDEMLELASLGAGVMHSRSIEFGKKFCVPIHVKNSAVFTDEPGTVISTESECADRPVSGAALTKDEARVTVRHIPDQPGTSQAIFSRLAAKNVTVDMIVQNLGAGGTADISFTVPESDLKRAMEALREATAELGGGDVSYDEDVAKISIVGLGMATQSGVADRMFRSLAEMGINIIAITTSDIKVSVLVERARMTDALRAVHREFELDKPPHERATFGEPTTPGKQADAVDVVAKLQHMEDLTIHGVALDTEQARVSISNVTDVPGIAAEVFEAVASQGVLVDMIVQSVGEDGRTNLSFTVPQNDLAKAGKIIQELIDRVGGEMTTCDKIAILTVTGVGIRSHTGVGTRMFQALYDAGINVDMISTSEVRVNVVVDGPQGETGLAALKQVFADVIER, encoded by the coding sequence ATGTCCCTTATCGTACAGAAATTTGGTGGAACCAGCGTCGCCGACGCGGAGAAGATTCGTACCGCCGCACGACGGGCGATTCGCGCCCAGCAGGCGGGCAATCAGGTGGTGATGGTCGTGAGCGCCATGGGCAAGAACACCGACCTGCTGGTCGACCTGGCTGCCCAGGTGTGCCAAGGTGGCGGCGACGCTCCCGCTCGCGAAATGGACATGCTCCTCTCGACCGGCGAGCAGGTTTCGGTCGCCCTGATGGCGATGGCCGTGCACGACCTCGGCGCGAAGGCGGTGAGCCTGACCGGCGGGCAGATCGGCATCCACACCGACAGCTCGCACACCAAGGCCCGCATTCGCTCGATCTCCACCGAGCGAGTTCGCAAGCTGCTCGACGCGGGCAACATAGTGATCGCGTGCGGTTTCCAAGGCATCGACGACGACTGGAACATCACCACGCTCGGCCGCGGCGGCAGCGACACTTCGGCCGTCGCCCTGGCGGCGGTGCTCGGCGCCTCGCAGTGCGAAATCTACACCGACGTCGACGGCGTGTTTACCACCGACCCACGACTGGTGGCCGAAGCCCGCAAGATGGATCGTGTGAGCCACGACGAAATGCTGGAGCTGGCGAGCCTCGGCGCGGGCGTGATGCATAGCCGTTCGATTGAGTTCGGCAAGAAATTCTGCGTGCCGATCCACGTGAAGAACAGTGCAGTGTTCACCGACGAGCCGGGCACCGTGATCAGCACCGAATCGGAGTGCGCCGACCGCCCGGTAAGCGGGGCCGCGCTGACCAAGGACGAAGCCCGTGTGACCGTGCGGCACATCCCCGACCAACCCGGCACGAGCCAGGCGATTTTCTCCCGCCTGGCGGCCAAGAACGTGACGGTCGACATGATCGTGCAGAACCTGGGAGCCGGCGGCACCGCCGACATTAGCTTCACGGTTCCGGAGAGCGACCTGAAGCGAGCGATGGAAGCATTGCGGGAGGCCACCGCTGAGTTAGGCGGGGGAGATGTTTCGTACGATGAAGACGTCGCGAAGATCTCGATCGTCGGTCTCGGCATGGCCACCCAAAGCGGCGTGGCAGATCGCATGTTCCGCTCGCTCGCCGAGATGGGCATCAACATCATTGCCATCACCACTAGCGATATCAAAGTGTCGGTGCTCGTCGAACGCGCCCGCATGACCGACGCCCTGCGGGCGGTGCACCGCGAGTTTGAACTCGACAAGCCGCCGCACGAGCGGGCCACGTTTGGCGAACCCACGACCCCCGGAAAGCAAGCCGACGCGGTCGACGTAGTCGCCAAGCTGCAACACATGGAAGACCTTACCATCCATGGCGTCGCGCTCGACACCGAGCAGGCCCGGGTTTCGATCTCCAACGTAACCGACGTTCCTGGCATCGCTGCCGAGGTGTTCGAAGCGGTCGCCAGCCAGGGCGTGCTGGTCGACATGATCGTGCAAAGCGTCGGTGAAGATGGCCGCACGAACCTGAGCTTCACGGTTCCTCAGAACGATCTGGCGAAAGCTGGCAAGATCATCCAGGAACTCATCGACCGTGTCGGCGGCGAAATGACCACCTGCGATAAGATCGCCATCCTCACCGTGACCGGCGTCGGCATTCGCAGCCATACTGGAGTCGGCACCCGGATGTTCCAAGCGTTGTACGACGCTGGTATCAACGTCGACATGATCTCGACCAGCGAAGTCCGCGTGAACGTGGTGGTCGACGGCCCCCAAGGCGAAACCGGTCTGGCCGCCTTGAAGCAAGTGTTCGCGGATGTGATCGAGCGTTAA
- a CDS encoding bifunctional nuclease family protein, producing MPVAMELSRIIISEINDSQVIYLKEVDGDRAFPILIGIFEATSIDRRVKNIDTPRPLTHDLLVGTVEAMGGEFQDVVISSLHEHTYYAQLRIRHEGELIEIDSRPSDAIAVAVTCDPPLPIYVAEEVFTEIENEG from the coding sequence ATGCCCGTTGCCATGGAGCTCTCGCGGATCATCATCAGCGAAATCAACGACAGTCAAGTAATCTACTTGAAAGAAGTAGACGGCGACCGTGCGTTCCCCATACTCATTGGAATTTTCGAAGCGACGAGCATCGATCGTCGCGTGAAGAACATCGACACCCCCCGTCCGCTGACGCACGACCTGCTGGTCGGCACCGTCGAGGCGATGGGCGGCGAGTTTCAGGACGTAGTCATCAGCTCGTTGCACGAGCACACGTACTACGCCCAGCTGCGAATTCGCCACGAAGGGGAGCTGATCGAAATCGACTCCCGCCCGTCGGATGCCATCGCAGTCGCGGTGACCTGTGACCCTCCGCTACCGATCTACGTGGCCGAAGAAGTGTTTACCGAGATCGAAAACGAAGGGTAA
- a CDS encoding HEAT repeat domain-containing protein has product MLGFFRFGTWATLQRVAHQIRTTDDSTAAQLVHRLTLFGESAYPTLIEAANSERSAVALAARDELDNLVEQWQQEAFLHPTSFDLDDNALPLAKSLEQKLPAMTASGRRWSRIKLIELLDMAQKQAFGQRWELIRVCDRALSSLPPEEPRANFEPDVEYRLTLDAPVEIEEIFVEQPRSIDLLPVPQEVSLNDPPPVPPTEAESPQVVKINEPAPLQLEEIPYPTSEDELTDWDSTVELQPIPRTPIEAAEEALVAQTDSDRTLFELLAKGDDAQQQSAARALSQRGYGSASPLDARMMISPSTTDRVALVSRVMTAPRLEPTKWLWRLAHDPAGEVRAAALSGIRTSGNAEMIEAAYELALRDADPRVATEAHQLRAMMR; this is encoded by the coding sequence GTGCTAGGTTTTTTTCGCTTTGGCACTTGGGCCACCCTGCAACGCGTTGCCCACCAGATTCGTACCACCGACGATAGCACGGCTGCACAGTTGGTGCATCGCTTGACGTTGTTCGGCGAGTCGGCCTACCCCACGTTGATCGAAGCTGCCAACTCCGAACGCTCGGCCGTGGCCCTGGCTGCCCGCGATGAACTCGACAACCTGGTCGAGCAATGGCAACAAGAAGCGTTCTTACATCCCACATCGTTCGATCTCGACGACAACGCATTGCCGCTAGCGAAGAGCTTGGAGCAAAAGCTTCCTGCGATGACTGCTAGCGGTCGGCGTTGGTCGCGAATCAAGCTGATCGAACTGTTGGACATGGCCCAGAAGCAAGCGTTTGGCCAGCGATGGGAGCTGATTCGCGTTTGCGATCGGGCGCTCTCGTCGCTTCCTCCTGAAGAACCGCGGGCGAACTTCGAGCCCGATGTGGAGTACCGTCTGACGCTCGACGCTCCGGTCGAGATCGAGGAGATTTTCGTCGAGCAGCCAAGGTCGATCGACTTGCTGCCAGTGCCTCAAGAGGTTTCGCTCAACGATCCTCCCCCGGTCCCTCCAACGGAGGCCGAGTCCCCTCAGGTGGTGAAGATCAACGAACCTGCTCCCCTGCAGTTGGAAGAGATTCCGTATCCTACCTCCGAGGACGAACTGACCGATTGGGATTCGACGGTCGAATTGCAGCCGATTCCCCGCACTCCTATAGAAGCGGCCGAAGAGGCTTTGGTGGCCCAAACCGATTCCGACCGAACGCTGTTTGAACTGCTGGCCAAGGGAGACGACGCCCAGCAACAGTCGGCCGCCCGAGCCCTGTCGCAACGCGGCTACGGCAGTGCGTCGCCACTCGACGCTCGCATGATGATCTCTCCCTCGACGACCGACCGAGTCGCCTTGGTGAGCCGAGTGATGACCGCCCCGCGGCTGGAGCCCACCAAGTGGCTCTGGCGTCTCGCCCATGATCCGGCTGGAGAAGTGCGGGCGGCCGCGCTATCCGGCATTCGCACCTCGGGCAACGCCGAGATGATCGAAGCTGCCTACGAGTTGGCTCTACGCGATGCCGACCCGCGAGTTGCGACCGAGGCCCATCAACTACGGGCGATGATGCGCTAG
- a CDS encoding DUF6960 family protein yields MTLPLKTDPKYGYYPWWPENGNDWVHPEDVELARRVIPSPRIWRRDGMQGECVVLTYGKLTLRVHRTLWRELDWEGYNLGDMVEIRTRGMQNEHRTGIIREMHWDDHSGVIRYQVTEADETLDNPVNYTAADLKHVEPTDTRYEVRVEPPESDSGEYEVDTSE; encoded by the coding sequence ATGACATTGCCACTGAAAACCGATCCCAAGTACGGCTATTACCCCTGGTGGCCCGAAAACGGCAACGACTGGGTTCACCCCGAAGATGTCGAACTGGCCCGCCGGGTGATTCCTAGTCCCCGCATCTGGCGCCGCGACGGCATGCAAGGCGAGTGCGTCGTACTGACGTACGGCAAACTGACGCTTCGCGTCCACCGCACGCTCTGGCGCGAACTCGACTGGGAAGGCTACAACCTGGGCGACATGGTCGAGATTCGCACCCGCGGCATGCAGAACGAACATCGCACCGGCATCATCCGCGAAATGCACTGGGACGATCACAGCGGTGTGATCCGCTACCAAGTGACTGAAGCGGATGAAACACTCGATAACCCGGTAAACTACACAGCCGCTGACCTGAAGCACGTGGAGCCAACCGACACCAGATACGAAGTTCGAGTCGAACCGCCGGAGAGCGATAGCGGCGAATACGAAGTAGATACCTCCGAATGA
- a CDS encoding type II toxin-antitoxin system RelE/ParE family toxin → MDFRVSSRVNGEFAAIFAHYLDKSVDAADRFVGEFERAISEIRSSPNRYALYLPEQFGTIYRHYLLQRYPYSVIYEVTDTEVLILAVAHSSRDAGYWLKEE, encoded by the coding sequence ATGGACTTCCGAGTTTCGTCCAGGGTGAATGGCGAGTTCGCTGCAATCTTCGCGCACTATCTCGACAAGTCCGTCGATGCAGCCGATCGATTCGTTGGCGAGTTCGAGCGAGCGATCTCAGAGATTCGCTCCTCGCCCAACAGGTATGCTCTGTATCTTCCGGAGCAGTTTGGCACTATTTATCGGCACTACTTGTTGCAACGTTATCCCTATAGTGTCATTTACGAGGTGACTGACACCGAGGTACTAATTCTTGCTGTTGCTCACTCCTCACGCGATGCAGGCTATTGGCTGAAAGAAGAGTAA
- a CDS encoding sigma-54-dependent transcriptional regulator — protein MSNAKLLLVDDDYQVLESMTDWLCSQGYEVDNARGCDDAVKACQQTTYDLALVDVRLGQDDGFDFLKQAIQRWPSTQVLMMTGYGTGDMAVDAIRAGAFDFLTKPLIDEELLMALERALSQRKVLDENTQLKAELDKHFGMGNIVGQDPRMLRVYEMIESVADTRATVLVTGESGTGKSMIARAIHRRSGRAKGPFVEVACGALPENLLESELFGHVAGAFTGATTDKTGKFLQADGGTIFLDEIGTASPAMQVKLLRVLQELAFEAVGGSKTYNVDVRVILATNEDLAKNVADGSFRQDLYYRINVINIELPSLRERASDVPLLAERFLKETLEDVGRDVAGFSDDAITCLQNHTWPGNVRELQNVVERAVLLGKGPQIEVNDLPLELRTGGNTNSSARFTIGQTLKEALEGPERQIILQVLESNGWNRNATADTLGINRTTLYKKMKRLGLEDGAPLH, from the coding sequence ATGTCGAACGCCAAGTTACTGCTCGTTGACGACGACTACCAAGTGCTCGAGTCGATGACCGACTGGCTCTGTAGCCAGGGGTATGAAGTCGATAATGCACGCGGTTGCGACGATGCCGTAAAGGCCTGCCAGCAAACCACCTACGATTTGGCGCTGGTCGACGTGCGGCTGGGACAGGACGACGGATTCGATTTTCTGAAGCAAGCCATCCAACGCTGGCCCAGCACTCAGGTGCTTATGATGACCGGCTACGGCACCGGCGACATGGCTGTCGATGCCATTCGTGCAGGTGCGTTCGACTTTCTCACCAAGCCATTGATCGACGAAGAACTGTTGATGGCTCTCGAGCGGGCGTTGTCGCAACGCAAGGTGCTCGACGAGAATACCCAACTCAAAGCCGAGCTCGACAAGCACTTCGGCATGGGCAACATCGTGGGACAAGATCCCCGCATGCTGCGTGTGTACGAAATGATCGAGAGCGTCGCGGATACCCGCGCTACCGTACTGGTGACTGGCGAGAGTGGCACTGGTAAGAGCATGATCGCCCGGGCGATTCACCGCCGTAGCGGCCGCGCGAAGGGCCCCTTCGTGGAAGTTGCCTGCGGTGCGCTGCCAGAGAATCTGCTGGAAAGCGAACTGTTTGGTCACGTCGCTGGTGCATTCACCGGGGCCACGACCGACAAGACTGGTAAGTTTCTGCAAGCCGATGGCGGTACGATCTTCCTCGACGAAATCGGCACCGCCAGCCCTGCGATGCAGGTCAAGCTGCTGCGGGTACTTCAAGAGCTGGCGTTCGAAGCGGTCGGCGGATCGAAGACCTACAACGTCGATGTCCGCGTGATCCTCGCAACCAACGAAGACCTGGCGAAGAACGTCGCCGATGGTAGCTTCCGCCAGGATCTGTACTACCGCATCAATGTGATCAACATCGAACTCCCTTCGCTTCGCGAACGGGCGAGCGACGTACCGTTGCTGGCCGAACGTTTCCTGAAAGAAACACTCGAAGACGTCGGCCGCGACGTTGCTGGCTTCAGCGACGATGCGATCACCTGCCTGCAAAACCATACCTGGCCGGGCAACGTTCGCGAACTACAGAATGTCGTCGAACGGGCGGTGTTGTTGGGCAAGGGGCCGCAGATCGAAGTGAACGACCTGCCGCTGGAGCTACGCACCGGAGGCAACACGAACAGCTCGGCCCGCTTCACCATTGGCCAAACGCTGAAAGAAGCCCTCGAAGGGCCCGAGCGGCAGATCATTCTGCAAGTGCTCGAGTCGAATGGCTGGAATCGCAACGCAACCGCCGACACTCTGGGCATCAACCGAACCACGCTTTACAAGAAGATGAAGCGTCTCGGACTCGAAGATGGTGCCCCGCTGCACTAA
- a CDS encoding 6-phosphofructokinase has protein sequence MPTDTCIGVLTSGGDCPGLNAAIRGLGKAALDHYNMSVIGFRDGFRGLVQDRTLRITSDQLSGILTDGGTILGTSRDKPHKMPIGDRTEDMTDVIVENYHRHGLEAVVCIGGGGTQKNAMRLVEAGLNVVTLPKTIDNDIAETDVSFGFDTALQIATEAIDRLHSTATSHHRVIVVELMGHRAGWLALGAGIAGGADVILIPEIPYDPNLVTKAIKRRARRGHRFSIVAVAEGAVTIEQQQQIDTLLQEKKDAQEKDEKKAASDALKKFHEDHVDHTLLLTGQLEESTGMESRLTILGHLQRGGTPSAADRLLATKLGTACARLLADRKYGYMVASQGDSTAAVPLEKVAGNKKLVPTDHPWVEAARRVGTCMGDE, from the coding sequence ATGCCAACCGATACATGTATTGGGGTACTCACAAGCGGTGGTGACTGCCCAGGTTTGAATGCTGCTATCCGCGGCCTTGGTAAGGCGGCGCTCGATCACTACAACATGTCCGTCATTGGATTTCGCGATGGTTTTCGCGGATTGGTCCAGGACCGCACGCTTCGCATTACCAGCGATCAACTCTCGGGCATTCTGACCGACGGCGGCACCATCCTTGGTACCAGCCGCGACAAGCCCCATAAGATGCCGATTGGCGACCGTACCGAAGACATGACCGACGTGATCGTCGAGAACTATCACCGTCATGGGCTTGAAGCAGTCGTCTGCATCGGCGGTGGCGGAACCCAGAAGAATGCCATGCGGTTGGTGGAAGCGGGGCTCAACGTGGTGACGTTGCCCAAGACCATCGACAACGACATCGCCGAGACCGACGTCTCGTTCGGTTTCGATACTGCTCTGCAGATTGCCACTGAAGCAATCGACCGCCTGCATAGCACCGCGACGAGTCATCATCGGGTGATCGTGGTCGAACTCATGGGGCATCGCGCCGGGTGGTTGGCCCTGGGGGCTGGCATCGCAGGCGGGGCCGATGTGATTCTGATTCCAGAAATCCCCTACGATCCCAACCTCGTTACCAAAGCCATCAAACGACGCGCCCGTCGCGGCCATCGCTTCAGCATCGTCGCCGTGGCCGAGGGAGCGGTGACCATCGAGCAGCAACAGCAGATCGACACACTGCTGCAGGAAAAGAAGGACGCGCAGGAGAAAGACGAAAAGAAAGCCGCATCCGACGCCCTCAAGAAGTTTCATGAAGACCACGTCGACCACACGCTGCTGCTCACTGGCCAACTGGAGGAGAGCACCGGCATGGAATCGCGACTCACGATCCTTGGCCACCTGCAACGGGGTGGCACCCCTTCGGCTGCCGACCGGTTGCTCGCAACCAAGCTCGGCACCGCCTGTGCCCGACTGCTCGCCGATCGGAAATATGGCTACATGGTTGCCTCGCAGGGCGATTCCACCGCTGCGGTGCCACTCGAGAAGGTCGCTGGTAACAAGAAGCTGGTACCGACCGATCACCCGTGGGTCGAAGCGGCCCGCCGCGTCGGAACCTGCATGGGCGACGAGTAG
- a CDS encoding aldo/keto reductase, which yields MARSSSANSKPAIAALAFTWTLERRLSMIYRTFGRTGLQMPVFSCGGMRYQQSWSDMPLADVEKENQRNLEATIRRALELGITHIETARGYGSSERQLGVILPTLPREELIVQTKIAPEADPAVFEKHFEESLDRLNLDYVDLLAIHGINNHELLWQSVRPGGCLSIARRLQSAGKARHIGFSTHAAMPTILDAIGHQGDGGFDYVNLHWYYINQTNWPAIELAHEHDLGVFIISPNDKGGMLYRPTDKLTELCAPLHPIVFNTLFCLARPEVHTLSLGAARPSDFDLQVSSLPMIEQASSTIAPIVERLDQAMQQAVGADVATRFAEGLPDWEESPGYMSMAIMLWLRNLAKAYDMVEYGQMRYNLLGNGGHWFEGLNAKNLESISDEQFNKAVKDSPFAQHVRDWLAETHKLLGGSELKRLSQS from the coding sequence ATGGCACGATCGTCGTCGGCAAACTCGAAGCCGGCGATCGCAGCGTTGGCATTCACGTGGACCCTCGAGCGTCGTTTGAGCATGATCTACCGTACTTTTGGCCGCACCGGTTTGCAGATGCCCGTATTCAGCTGCGGGGGTATGCGTTACCAGCAATCGTGGAGCGACATGCCGCTCGCGGATGTCGAGAAAGAAAACCAGCGAAACCTCGAAGCCACGATCCGGCGGGCCCTGGAACTCGGCATCACGCATATCGAAACCGCTCGCGGCTACGGCTCGAGCGAGCGACAACTCGGGGTGATCTTGCCGACGCTGCCGCGGGAAGAGCTGATCGTGCAAACCAAAATTGCCCCCGAGGCCGATCCCGCGGTGTTCGAGAAGCACTTCGAAGAATCGTTGGACCGACTGAACCTTGACTACGTCGACCTGCTGGCCATTCATGGCATCAATAATCATGAGCTGCTCTGGCAGTCGGTCCGCCCGGGAGGATGCCTGAGTATCGCGCGACGCCTGCAATCCGCCGGCAAGGCTCGGCACATCGGGTTCTCGACCCATGCTGCGATGCCGACGATTCTCGACGCGATTGGGCACCAGGGCGACGGTGGCTTCGACTACGTTAACCTGCATTGGTACTACATCAACCAAACCAACTGGCCGGCCATTGAGTTGGCCCACGAGCATGATCTGGGCGTATTTATCATTTCGCCCAACGACAAAGGGGGCATGCTGTATCGTCCGACCGATAAGCTCACCGAGCTGTGCGCCCCGCTCCACCCGATCGTGTTCAACACCCTGTTTTGCCTGGCCCGCCCCGAAGTGCACACGCTGAGCCTCGGTGCCGCGCGGCCTAGCGACTTCGATCTTCAAGTATCGAGCTTGCCGATGATCGAGCAGGCCAGTAGCACGATCGCTCCGATCGTCGAGCGGCTCGACCAGGCAATGCAGCAGGCCGTCGGTGCCGACGTGGCCACGCGGTTCGCCGAGGGTTTGCCCGATTGGGAAGAATCGCCCGGCTACATGAGCATGGCCATCATGCTCTGGCTTCGCAATCTGGCCAAAGCGTACGACATGGTCGAATACGGGCAGATGCGTTACAACCTGCTCGGCAACGGAGGTCATTGGTTCGAGGGGCTGAATGCCAAGAATCTCGAATCTATCTCGGACGAACAGTTTAACAAAGCGGTAAAGGATTCCCCCTTTGCCCAGCATGTACGCGACTGGCTCGCCGAAACGCACAAACTTCTCGGCGGATCCGAACTTAAACGGCTCAGCCAAAGCTAG
- the acs gene encoding acetate--CoA ligase has protein sequence MAEQAGGGISNVMREERVFPPSAEFAAQARIKSMEEYEALWTQAAADPPKFWADLARDELHWFEPFSKALVWNEPVAEWFVGGKTNACYNCVDKHVVEGRGDRTAIIWEGEPGDQRTLTYAELQTEVSKCANALKSLGIGVGDVVSIYMPMTPELAIAMLACARIGAVHSVIFAGFSAEAIADRNNDAGAKLVITSDGAWRRGKVLPLKETVDEALAKSPTVEHCLVLKRAGDAPTMQEGRDVWWHDVVDSASADCPAEPLDSETPLFILYTSGSTGKPKGIKHTTAGYNLYAKKTFEWVFDHRDDDIYWCTADCGWITGHSYIVYGPLAAGAQVMMYEGAPNHPAEDRFWDIIERHKVTIFYTAPTAIRAFIKWGDDLVKKHDLTSLRILGTVGEGINPEAWMWYHRMIGGERCPIVDTWWQTETGGIMMSPLPGAIPTKPGSCTKPLPGIIPSIVGTDGQEVDTNQGGMLTIAHPWPGMLRGIWGDMDRYEQVYWSRVKGKYLAGDNARCDEDGYYWIMGRIDDVLNVSGHRLSTIEIESALVSHAAVAEAAAVGRPHELKGDAVAVFVTLCDAEPTEELREELRQHVRKEIGALAVPDDIRFTSSLPKTRSGKIMRRLLRDIAAGREAAGDTTTLEDYTVLAKLREKEA, from the coding sequence ATGGCAGAACAGGCAGGTGGTGGAATTAGCAATGTGATGCGCGAAGAGCGGGTGTTTCCGCCGTCGGCTGAGTTTGCCGCTCAGGCACGCATCAAGTCCATGGAGGAGTACGAGGCCCTGTGGACGCAAGCTGCTGCCGATCCTCCCAAGTTCTGGGCCGATCTCGCCCGCGACGAACTGCATTGGTTCGAACCCTTTAGCAAAGCACTCGTGTGGAACGAGCCGGTCGCTGAGTGGTTCGTCGGCGGCAAAACAAACGCCTGCTACAACTGCGTCGATAAACACGTGGTCGAAGGTCGCGGAGATCGTACCGCGATTATCTGGGAAGGCGAACCTGGCGACCAACGCACGCTGACCTACGCCGAGCTGCAGACCGAAGTAAGCAAGTGTGCCAATGCCTTGAAGTCGCTCGGCATCGGCGTCGGCGATGTCGTAAGCATCTACATGCCGATGACACCCGAACTGGCGATTGCCATGCTGGCCTGCGCCCGCATCGGCGCGGTGCACTCGGTGATTTTCGCTGGCTTCTCGGCCGAGGCAATTGCCGACCGCAACAACGACGCCGGGGCGAAGCTGGTGATTACTTCCGACGGTGCCTGGCGACGTGGTAAGGTATTGCCGCTGAAAGAAACCGTGGACGAAGCGCTCGCCAAGAGTCCCACCGTGGAACATTGCCTGGTGCTCAAACGTGCCGGCGACGCCCCCACCATGCAGGAAGGTCGCGACGTGTGGTGGCACGACGTCGTCGACTCGGCTTCGGCCGACTGCCCTGCCGAACCGCTCGATAGCGAGACTCCGCTGTTCATCCTTTACACCAGCGGTTCCACCGGAAAGCCCAAAGGCATTAAGCACACGACCGCCGGCTATAACCTGTATGCCAAGAAGACCTTTGAATGGGTCTTTGATCACCGCGACGACGACATCTACTGGTGCACCGCCGACTGTGGTTGGATTACCGGGCATAGCTATATTGTGTACGGACCACTCGCGGCCGGCGCTCAAGTAATGATGTACGAAGGCGCACCGAACCATCCGGCCGAGGATCGGTTCTGGGACATCATCGAGCGTCACAAAGTGACCATCTTCTACACCGCTCCGACCGCCATTCGGGCGTTCATCAAATGGGGCGACGACCTGGTAAAGAAACACGATCTTACGAGCTTGCGAATCCTCGGCACCGTCGGCGAAGGCATCAACCCGGAAGCCTGGATGTGGTATCACCGCATGATCGGCGGCGAACGCTGCCCGATTGTCGATACCTGGTGGCAAACCGAAACCGGCGGCATCATGATGAGCCCGCTCCCGGGAGCGATTCCTACCAAGCCAGGTAGCTGCACCAAGCCGCTGCCAGGCATCATCCCGTCGATCGTCGGCACCGATGGCCAGGAAGTCGACACCAACCAAGGTGGCATGCTCACCATCGCTCACCCCTGGCCCGGCATGCTGCGTGGCATCTGGGGCGACATGGATCGCTACGAGCAGGTCTACTGGTCGCGGGTCAAAGGCAAGTACCTGGCCGGCGACAACGCCCGCTGCGACGAGGATGGCTATTACTGGATCATGGGTCGTATCGACGACGTGCTGAACGTGTCGGGCCATCGATTGAGCACGATTGAGATCGAAAGTGCCTTGGTCTCGCACGCAGCCGTGGCCGAAGCGGCCGCAGTGGGACGCCCCCACGAACTGAAGGGCGACGCGGTCGCGGTATTCGTCACGCTGTGCGACGCCGAACCGACCGAGGAGCTTCGCGAAGAACTCCGCCAGCATGTTCGCAAGGAGATTGGAGCGCTGGCCGTGCCGGACGACATCCGCTTTACCTCGTCGCTGCCGAAGACTCGCAGCGGCAAAATCATGCGACGCTTGCTTCGCGATATTGCCGCTGGCCGCGAAGCGGCGGGCGACACCACGACGCTCGAAGACTACACGGTGCTCGCAAAGCTGCGAGAAAAGGAAGCCTAA